The following coding sequences lie in one Mesorhizobium sp. NZP2298 genomic window:
- a CDS encoding Gfo/Idh/MocA family protein — MAGTDLEPDVKVRSREYRIGCVGAGMIMAECHLAAYAQAGFPVVAIASRTKASAEKVARRWDIPVVHDTPEQLIEDSEVEIVDLAFPPDQQPALIRHALRQPHIKAILAQKPLALSVEEAVKLRDEAARSDKILSVNQNMRYDQSMRVLKQIIDSGALGDIVFAQIDMHAIPHWQAFLADYDRLTLANMSVHHLDVLRFLFGDPQEITTLTRKDPRTAFDHSDGITVSTLRFPSGVLAVSLEDVWSGPREQGYRDDQHINWRVDGTRGVAKGTIGWPTGVASTLTYASTETTGGEWVSPSWDTMWFPHAFIGVMEQLQYAVKTGTPPALSVADNVKTMALVEAGYRSMAEGRTVRLSEIPTN; from the coding sequence ATGGCAGGCACGGATCTCGAACCAGATGTGAAGGTTCGCAGCAGGGAATACCGGATCGGCTGCGTCGGCGCGGGCATGATCATGGCGGAATGCCATCTGGCCGCCTATGCGCAGGCTGGTTTCCCGGTGGTGGCGATCGCCTCGCGGACGAAGGCCAGCGCCGAGAAGGTGGCCAGGCGCTGGGATATCCCCGTCGTTCACGACACGCCCGAGCAATTGATCGAGGATTCCGAGGTCGAGATTGTCGACCTTGCCTTTCCGCCGGACCAGCAGCCGGCTCTCATCCGTCACGCGCTGAGGCAGCCCCACATCAAGGCGATCCTGGCGCAGAAGCCGCTCGCGCTGTCGGTTGAGGAAGCCGTCAAGCTGCGCGACGAGGCGGCCAGGTCCGACAAGATTCTCTCGGTCAACCAGAATATGCGCTACGACCAGTCGATGCGCGTGCTGAAGCAGATCATCGACAGCGGCGCGCTGGGCGACATCGTCTTCGCCCAGATCGACATGCATGCCATCCCGCACTGGCAGGCTTTCCTTGCCGATTACGACCGGCTGACGCTCGCCAATATGAGCGTGCATCATCTCGACGTGTTACGCTTCCTGTTCGGCGATCCCCAGGAAATCACGACGCTGACACGCAAGGATCCACGCACGGCCTTCGACCATTCCGACGGCATCACCGTGTCGACTTTGCGCTTTCCTTCCGGGGTGCTTGCCGTTTCGCTGGAGGATGTCTGGTCCGGTCCGCGTGAGCAGGGCTATCGTGACGACCAGCACATCAACTGGCGTGTCGACGGCACCAGGGGGGTCGCCAAGGGCACGATCGGCTGGCCGACGGGCGTCGCTTCGACGCTGACCTATGCCTCGACGGAGACGACGGGCGGCGAATGGGTGAGCCCCAGCTGGGACACGATGTGGTTTCCACACGCCTTCATCGGTGTGATGGAGCAGCTGCAATATGCGGTGAAAACCGGCACGCCGCCGGCCCTTTCGGTTGCCGACAACGTCAAGACCATGGCGCTGGTCGAGGCCGGCTATCGCTCGATGGCGGAAGGCCGCACCGTCCGGCTTTCTGAAATCCCGACCAACTGA
- a CDS encoding 3-methyl-2-oxobutanoate hydroxymethyltransferase — protein MSRKRPTVADLRAMKGKRQLTMLRVLTLDEAEAAERAGVDIVSVPPELVLNPQYRDAAPSLFTMPGENFFEIGTADDFLRWAFRLYKAGADAVYCSAGYATIRRMADDAIPVIGHVGLIPSRATWTGGFKAVGKTADTALQVFEAVKQLEAAGAIGAEIEVVPVEVAKAISERTSLIMLSMGAGTGCDAQYLFAEDILGQNRGHMPRHSKVYRNFAAEYDRLQAERVAAFSEYVADVNSGAYPEDRHIVHMDPAELGLFMKRVDAKS, from the coding sequence ATGAGCCGAAAGAGACCGACCGTCGCCGATCTGCGCGCCATGAAGGGCAAGCGCCAGCTGACCATGCTGCGCGTGCTGACGCTTGACGAGGCGGAGGCCGCCGAACGGGCAGGGGTCGACATTGTCTCGGTGCCGCCCGAACTGGTGCTCAACCCGCAATATCGCGATGCCGCACCCAGCCTGTTCACCATGCCGGGCGAAAACTTCTTCGAGATCGGCACGGCGGACGATTTCCTGCGCTGGGCGTTCCGGCTCTATAAGGCCGGTGCCGACGCGGTCTATTGCAGCGCCGGCTATGCCACGATCAGGCGCATGGCGGATGACGCCATACCTGTCATCGGCCATGTCGGCCTCATTCCATCCCGCGCCACCTGGACCGGCGGCTTCAAGGCGGTCGGCAAGACCGCCGATACCGCTCTCCAGGTCTTCGAAGCGGTAAAGCAACTGGAGGCTGCCGGTGCCATCGGCGCGGAGATCGAAGTCGTGCCGGTGGAGGTGGCCAAGGCGATCTCGGAGCGGACCTCGCTGATCATGCTGTCGATGGGGGCGGGCACCGGCTGCGACGCGCAATATCTGTTCGCCGAGGATATCCTTGGCCAGAACCGGGGCCACATGCCGCGCCACTCCAAGGTCTATCGCAATTTCGCCGCCGAATATGACCGGCTGCAGGCGGAGCGGGTAGCGGCATTCTCCGAATATGTCGCCGACGTCAACAGCGGCGCCTATCCCGAGGACAGGCACATCGTGCACATGGACCCGGCCGAGCTCGGCCTGTTCATGAAAAGGGTAGACGCAAAGAGCTGA
- a CDS encoding ABC transporter permease, translated as MNTIGWLNPRSLNQEGIVFAIAVVLFVAAAIGLPGFIDPNNLVAIVRSVSVLGILALGMAVVIIGRGIDLSAVAIMAMSVAWYLQLLNTGTSDGLAFAYVLAGVLAIGLLNGFLVAYADVPAIFVTLATGSFVFGYVRSQLITQDAVPVPQGHWVELLGGLRFLDIPIEVFVFAGLAFLFFLFLRYTKWGRYIYFAGDNPVAARNIGIPVRPMLVLRYVLSAFVALIAGLLTAASLHSINTRVVNSTLLYDIVLVAVIGGIGLSGGRGGVRNVLVGAALIGILLNAMTIIDIPLLYQNLIKAAILLGAIIVDGIINPRDEQTAQQGDI; from the coding sequence ATGAACACGATCGGCTGGCTAAATCCGAGGAGCCTGAATCAGGAAGGCATTGTCTTTGCCATTGCCGTGGTGCTGTTCGTTGCCGCGGCAATAGGGCTGCCGGGCTTCATCGATCCCAACAACCTCGTCGCCATTGTCCGCTCGGTGTCGGTGCTGGGCATATTGGCGCTCGGCATGGCCGTCGTCATCATCGGCCGCGGTATCGACCTGTCCGCCGTGGCGATCATGGCGATGTCGGTCGCCTGGTATCTGCAACTGCTCAACACGGGAACCTCGGACGGGCTGGCCTTCGCCTATGTGCTGGCCGGCGTGCTCGCCATCGGGCTGCTCAACGGCTTTCTCGTCGCCTATGCCGACGTCCCGGCGATTTTCGTGACGCTGGCCACCGGCTCCTTCGTCTTCGGCTATGTGCGCTCGCAACTGATCACGCAGGATGCGGTACCGGTGCCGCAAGGACATTGGGTCGAACTGCTCGGCGGCCTGCGCTTCCTCGATATCCCGATCGAGGTGTTCGTCTTCGCGGGCCTCGCCTTCCTGTTCTTCCTCTTCCTGCGTTACACCAAATGGGGGCGCTACATCTATTTTGCCGGCGACAATCCGGTCGCGGCCCGCAACATCGGCATCCCGGTGCGGCCGATGCTGGTGCTGCGCTATGTGCTGTCCGCCTTCGTTGCCCTGATCGCCGGCCTGCTGACAGCGGCGAGCCTGCATTCGATCAATACGCGCGTCGTCAATTCGACGCTGCTTTACGACATCGTGCTGGTGGCGGTGATCGGCGGGATCGGCCTGTCGGGCGGACGGGGCGGGGTGCGCAACGTGCTGGTTGGGGCGGCGCTGATCGGCATCCTGCTCAACGCCATGACCATCATCGACATTCCGCTGCTCTACCAGAACCTGATCAAGGCAGCGATCCTGCTCGGCGCCATCATCGTCGATGGCATCATCAATCCACGCGACGAACAGACCGCGCAACAAGGCGACATTTAG
- a CDS encoding MocE family 2Fe-2S type ferredoxin — MADWVEACAVDDVEEEDVIRFDHGGRTFAVYRSPDDEFFATDGYCTHEKAHLADGLVMDDIIECPKHNGRFNYKTGQAKGAPVCVNLVTYPVKIEAGKVMIQI, encoded by the coding sequence ATGGCCGATTGGGTTGAAGCGTGCGCGGTGGATGATGTCGAGGAGGAGGATGTCATCCGCTTCGACCATGGCGGCCGCACCTTCGCGGTCTACCGGTCGCCGGATGATGAGTTCTTCGCCACCGACGGCTATTGCACGCATGAGAAGGCGCATCTGGCCGACGGGCTGGTGATGGACGACATCATCGAATGCCCCAAGCATAATGGCCGTTTCAACTACAAGACCGGCCAGGCCAAGGGCGCGCCGGTCTGCGTCAATCTCGTGACCTATCCGGTGAAGATCGAGGCCGGTAAGGTGATGATCCAGATTTGA
- a CDS encoding sugar phosphate isomerase/epimerase family protein, whose protein sequence is MMQAGIFTGYFPYEIDEAARRIRALGFNTVQLDMHFRDIDLTAGQITRDKARKVRDTFRDHNLPVCCISGYTNIIHPDKAEREKRVGYLKEIIRNAREFGSPYVISETGTYNTESDWVHDPRNKTEEGFEECRKVISDLAQTAYDHGAVFLLETYVNNVVGSVEETVKMFAQVDHPGLGLLMDPTNYFEAHNIDRMDQVLNQVFDTLSDKIRIAHAKDVKRSGSDKTEKHADIGDADAHEGLTFRGVGEIELPAPGLGSLNYDLYLRRLSGKHPNIPVIIEHLTEDDVPRAKTFLDGKFRANGL, encoded by the coding sequence ATGATGCAGGCAGGGATATTTACCGGCTACTTTCCTTACGAGATCGACGAGGCTGCCAGGCGCATCCGCGCGCTCGGCTTCAATACCGTGCAGCTCGACATGCATTTCCGGGATATCGATCTCACCGCCGGGCAGATCACACGGGACAAGGCCAGAAAAGTGCGCGACACGTTCCGCGATCACAATCTGCCGGTGTGCTGCATTTCCGGCTACACCAACATCATCCATCCCGACAAGGCCGAGCGCGAGAAACGCGTAGGCTATCTCAAGGAAATCATCCGCAACGCACGCGAATTCGGTTCGCCCTACGTGATTTCCGAGACCGGAACCTACAACACCGAGTCCGACTGGGTGCATGATCCCAGGAACAAGACCGAGGAGGGTTTCGAGGAATGCCGCAAGGTGATTTCGGATCTTGCCCAGACCGCCTATGACCATGGCGCGGTCTTCCTGCTTGAAACCTATGTCAACAATGTCGTGGGTTCGGTCGAGGAGACGGTGAAGATGTTCGCGCAGGTCGACCATCCGGGCCTCGGCCTGCTGATGGACCCGACCAATTACTTCGAAGCGCACAACATCGATCGCATGGACCAGGTGTTGAACCAGGTGTTCGACACGCTGAGCGACAAGATCCGGATCGCGCATGCCAAGGATGTGAAGCGCTCGGGCAGCGACAAGACGGAGAAGCATGCCGACATCGGCGATGCAGACGCGCATGAGGGACTGACGTTCCGTGGCGTCGGCGAGATCGAGCTGCCGGCGCCTGGCCTCGGCTCGCTCAACTATGATCTTTATCTGAGGCGGCTCAGCGGAAAGCACCCGAACATCCCTGTCATCATCGAGCATCTGACCGAGGATGACGTGCCGCGCGCGAAAACATTCCTCGACGGAAAATTCCGCGCCAACGGTCTCTAA
- a CDS encoding HAL/PAL/TAL family ammonia-lyase, with protein sequence MSALVLTGAAVSVGDIATVAREARKVEIGSDVLGRLDKARKVLDQAAASGQPIYGLNTGLGANLGTAVEGDASAFQRQLLEGRSGAVGEALPVEAVRATMVARLAMLSAGGSGLSPAVFVALVDVLNAGVHPVMPSLGSIGAGDLVLMTALARVLIGEGEVDYQGRRMPAAKALMMGRLAPISLAPKDGLSLINASAVSSGSGALAITDALSALAQQQQAGALTMEGFGANRTILDPRLHMARPAAGQQEAAKVLHDLLARDEPPAPTTLQDPLSIRCMPSIHGALIEAIGQAKRAVEIELNAAADNPLVLGDDELVLSTGNFHTAALSLAFETLSLAIAQCAAASVARFIQLTGSGRNGLAKYLSPVGGASAGFVPLQKTATSILAAIRHKANPVMLDFLPVSEGVEDHATQSPLAVAKCAGMIALWRRLIAFELMAAAQAVDLREGSTLGPRTGSIYAAVRAHVSMLKDDRPLGTDAELLHAMLADGAWQGAAMVSQETE encoded by the coding sequence ATGAGCGCGCTCGTCCTCACCGGAGCCGCCGTCAGTGTCGGCGATATCGCCACCGTCGCCCGCGAAGCCCGCAAGGTGGAGATCGGATCCGATGTCCTCGGCAGGCTGGACAAGGCACGAAAAGTGCTCGACCAGGCCGCCGCCTCCGGCCAGCCCATATACGGGCTGAACACCGGGCTCGGCGCCAATCTCGGCACGGCGGTCGAGGGCGACGCCAGTGCCTTCCAGCGCCAATTGCTGGAAGGGCGCAGCGGCGCGGTCGGCGAGGCGCTGCCGGTTGAGGCGGTGCGGGCAACAATGGTCGCCCGCCTGGCGATGCTGTCGGCCGGCGGCTCCGGCCTCTCGCCCGCTGTCTTCGTCGCTCTGGTCGACGTGCTCAATGCCGGTGTCCATCCGGTGATGCCGTCTCTCGGTTCGATCGGCGCCGGCGACCTCGTCCTGATGACGGCGCTTGCCCGTGTCCTGATCGGCGAAGGCGAAGTCGACTATCAGGGCCGTCGCATGCCGGCGGCCAAGGCGCTGATGATGGGCCGCCTCGCACCCATCAGCCTGGCACCCAAGGACGGGCTGTCGCTGATCAACGCTTCGGCGGTCTCTTCCGGCAGCGGCGCGCTTGCGATAACTGACGCGCTGTCGGCGCTGGCCCAGCAGCAGCAGGCCGGCGCGCTGACCATGGAAGGTTTTGGCGCCAACCGCACTATCCTCGATCCGCGCCTGCACATGGCACGCCCGGCGGCCGGTCAACAGGAGGCCGCCAAGGTACTGCACGATCTGCTGGCCCGCGACGAGCCGCCGGCGCCGACCACCCTGCAGGACCCGCTGTCGATCCGCTGCATGCCGTCGATCCACGGCGCGCTGATCGAGGCGATCGGCCAGGCGAAACGTGCCGTCGAGATCGAGCTCAATGCCGCCGCCGACAACCCGCTGGTGCTGGGCGATGACGAACTCGTGCTGTCGACCGGCAATTTCCACACGGCCGCCCTTTCCCTCGCTTTCGAGACGCTCAGCCTTGCGATCGCGCAATGCGCCGCCGCGAGCGTCGCCCGCTTCATTCAGCTCACCGGCTCGGGACGCAACGGCCTGGCGAAATATCTGTCGCCAGTCGGCGGCGCGTCGGCCGGCTTCGTGCCCCTGCAGAAGACGGCGACATCGATCCTGGCCGCCATTCGCCACAAGGCCAATCCTGTGATGCTCGACTTCCTGCCGGTATCGGAAGGCGTCGAGGACCATGCGACCCAGTCACCCCTCGCCGTTGCGAAATGCGCCGGGATGATCGCGCTGTGGCGGCGGCTGATAGCCTTCGAGCTGATGGCTGCCGCCCAGGCCGTCGACCTGCGTGAAGGGTCGACGCTGGGGCCACGGACTGGCTCGATCTATGCGGCGGTGCGCGCGCATGTATCGATGCTGAAAGACGACCGGCCGCTGGGAACCGACGCCGAGCTGCTCCACGCCATGCTCGCCGATGGAGCGTGGCAAGGCGCTGCGATGGTCAGCCAGGAAACCGAATAA
- a CDS encoding ornithine cyclodeaminase family protein, protein MKPIYIDYLNALDIDALAMTDGEIIAAVEAGLVAQGKGQTVIEPRVHLEPDPSFHGHFNVLRGYVAPLDAAGVKIVGDYVDNYLHGLPSEFGILNLFDPRTGTPRAILDATVITDMRTGAVTAIGAKHLARKNSKVLAHIGARGTAYWNVRLLDHLFDFDEIRVHSRRPESRDGFAAKLSADLGKKVTAVADWKTCIEGADIVVEASRLPEPQPLLKTEWIKPGALVVPYGTMSAVELSLTDIMQKMVVDDWGQCKGGKFGSLRAHVETGRLSEKTLHAELGQIAAGLKPGRQNDDETILFWHRGLSLSDIALGKAMLAKAGEKGVGQRLRFA, encoded by the coding sequence ATGAAGCCCATCTACATCGACTATCTCAATGCTCTTGACATCGATGCGCTTGCCATGACCGACGGCGAAATCATTGCCGCCGTCGAGGCCGGCCTGGTCGCTCAGGGCAAGGGCCAGACCGTGATCGAGCCGCGTGTCCACCTGGAACCGGACCCATCCTTCCACGGCCATTTCAACGTCCTGCGCGGCTATGTGGCGCCACTCGACGCGGCGGGCGTGAAGATCGTCGGCGACTATGTCGACAACTATCTGCATGGCCTGCCCTCCGAATTCGGCATTCTCAACCTGTTCGATCCGCGCACCGGCACGCCGCGTGCCATCCTCGATGCCACCGTCATCACCGACATGCGCACCGGCGCCGTCACCGCCATCGGCGCGAAGCATCTGGCACGCAAGAACTCCAAGGTGCTCGCCCATATCGGCGCGCGCGGCACCGCCTACTGGAACGTGCGCCTGCTTGATCATCTCTTCGACTTCGACGAGATCCGCGTCCATTCGCGCCGCCCGGAAAGCCGTGACGGCTTTGCCGCCAAGCTCTCCGCCGACCTCGGCAAGAAAGTGACGGCGGTCGCCGACTGGAAGACCTGCATCGAAGGTGCCGACATCGTTGTCGAGGCCTCGCGGCTGCCGGAGCCTCAGCCGCTGCTCAAGACCGAATGGATCAAGCCCGGCGCCCTTGTCGTGCCCTATGGCACGATGAGCGCGGTGGAGCTGTCGCTGACCGACATCATGCAGAAGATGGTGGTCGACGACTGGGGCCAGTGCAAGGGCGGCAAGTTCGGCTCGCTGCGGGCCCATGTCGAAACCGGACGGCTGAGCGAAAAGACGCTGCATGCCGAGCTCGGCCAGATCGCCGCCGGCCTCAAGCCGGGCCGGCAGAACGACGACGAGACCATCCTGTTCTGGCACCGCGGCCTGTCGTTGTCCGACATTGCGCTCGGCAAGGCGATGCTGGCCAAGGCAGGAGAAAAAGGCGTCGGCCAGAGGCTGCGTTTCGCATGA
- a CDS encoding heme/hemin ABC transporter substrate-binding protein, whose amino-acid sequence MQGSVGEGRRSPWFQPGRILAVLFLALSVLAPSCGFKALAAESVVDAQGRTVAPGPATRILTLGSDVTEIVHALGAGERIIAVDRGSKYPPEVTEKPNVGYRRQLSVEGLAGLRPDLILAAEDSGPPEAVEVLKSLAIPIVFVPQDNTPDGIERKITLIAASLGLEDKGRAVSAEVLAAFQAAAELSAKIPLERRKKVVFFHGLVKLSAAGAGTSADAIIRYAGGLNPMDVVQGYKAASEEKLVEMAPDVILMMSDGKGGPTPEQVFSNRTLAATPAAANKALIVLDGAYMIGFGPRTSDAIRDLAKALYPEGDARTDP is encoded by the coding sequence ATGCAGGGCAGCGTAGGCGAGGGCAGGCGGAGTCCGTGGTTCCAGCCGGGCAGGATTCTGGCTGTGCTGTTTCTGGCGCTGTCGGTGCTGGCACCGTCCTGCGGCTTCAAGGCGCTGGCCGCCGAGAGCGTTGTCGATGCGCAGGGACGAACTGTCGCGCCGGGGCCGGCAACGAGAATCCTGACGCTTGGCTCCGATGTCACCGAGATCGTCCATGCGCTCGGCGCCGGCGAACGCATCATCGCGGTCGACCGGGGCAGCAAATATCCGCCCGAGGTGACTGAGAAGCCCAATGTCGGTTATCGCCGCCAGCTTTCGGTGGAGGGGCTGGCGGGCCTGCGTCCCGATCTGATCCTGGCGGCCGAGGACAGCGGGCCGCCGGAAGCGGTGGAGGTGCTGAAGTCGCTGGCGATCCCGATCGTCTTCGTCCCGCAGGACAACACGCCAGACGGCATCGAACGCAAGATCACGCTGATCGCCGCCTCGCTTGGGCTCGAGGACAAGGGCAGAGCGGTTTCCGCCGAGGTGCTCGCCGCCTTCCAGGCCGCCGCCGAGCTGTCCGCGAAAATCCCGCTGGAGCGGCGCAAGAAGGTGGTGTTCTTCCATGGGCTGGTGAAGTTGAGCGCCGCCGGCGCCGGCACCTCGGCCGACGCCATCATCCGCTATGCCGGCGGCCTGAACCCGATGGATGTCGTGCAAGGCTACAAGGCCGCCTCGGAGGAGAAACTGGTGGAGATGGCGCCCGATGTGATCCTGATGATGAGCGACGGCAAGGGCGGGCCGACGCCGGAGCAGGTCTTCTCAAACCGGACATTGGCGGCTACGCCCGCGGCGGCCAACAAGGCACTGATCGTGCTCGACGGCGCCTACATGATCGGCTTCGGCCCGCGCACATCGGACGCGATCCGCGACCTGGCGAAGGCGCTTTATCCGGAAGGTGATGCCCGCACCGACCCTTGA
- a CDS encoding DHA2 family efflux MFS transporter permease subunit, giving the protein MTAIPETETLPATATSARRVALIVAIAFFMQLLDSTIISTSLPQMGASFGVPAVAMSIGITVYMLTMAVFVPLSGWLADRFGARNIFLVAIALFTLASLACGFSENLTQFVAARAVQGLGSALMTPVGRILVLRNASKSELLNATALITWPALFAPVVGPVLGGFITSYLSWHWNFFINVPLGLIGLALVARFIPGDREADPKPLDWPGFFLTSLGLACLLFGLERIAHPEDGLLPTVLLIAAGIVIGWLAVRHLLRAAHPLLDLSSFKVLTFAISTLAAGTIFRMAINATPFLLPLLFQVGFGLSPVDAGLMILAYFLGNLGMKTVTTPTLRRFGFRSVMVVNGIIASASIMACGAISPQTPRALVVVLMLIAGLSRSMQFTALNTLAFADIDAAQRSSAATLSSMLQQVAMLFGVAVAAAILNLSQIARDRPALDLADFRIAFLAIGVIGLVAALRFLVLPPAAGAEVSGHVPAN; this is encoded by the coding sequence ATGACTGCCATTCCCGAAACTGAAACCTTACCGGCAACGGCCACCAGTGCGCGGCGCGTGGCCCTGATCGTCGCCATCGCCTTCTTCATGCAATTGCTGGATTCGACGATCATCTCAACCTCGTTGCCGCAGATGGGTGCCTCCTTCGGCGTGCCGGCGGTGGCGATGAGCATCGGCATCACGGTCTACATGCTGACAATGGCTGTTTTCGTGCCGCTGTCTGGCTGGCTTGCCGACCGGTTCGGCGCGCGCAACATTTTTCTCGTGGCGATAGCGCTGTTCACGCTGGCCTCGCTCGCCTGCGGCTTTTCGGAAAACCTGACCCAATTTGTCGCTGCTCGTGCCGTGCAAGGGCTGGGCAGCGCGCTGATGACGCCGGTCGGCCGCATTCTTGTCCTGCGCAATGCGTCGAAGTCCGAGCTGCTGAACGCCACCGCGCTGATCACCTGGCCGGCGCTGTTCGCGCCCGTGGTCGGGCCGGTGCTCGGCGGTTTCATCACCAGCTACCTGTCCTGGCACTGGAATTTCTTCATCAATGTACCGCTTGGGCTGATCGGGCTGGCGCTGGTCGCCCGCTTCATTCCGGGCGACCGGGAAGCCGATCCCAAGCCGCTCGACTGGCCGGGGTTTTTCCTGACGTCGCTCGGGCTCGCCTGCCTGCTCTTCGGCCTCGAGCGCATCGCGCATCCCGAGGACGGCCTGCTGCCCACGGTGCTGCTGATCGCGGCGGGCATCGTCATCGGCTGGCTGGCGGTGCGGCATCTCCTCCGCGCGGCTCATCCGCTGCTCGATCTTTCCTCGTTCAAGGTGCTGACATTCGCCATCTCGACACTCGCCGCGGGCACCATATTCCGGATGGCGATCAACGCCACGCCGTTCCTGCTGCCGCTTTTGTTCCAGGTTGGCTTCGGCCTCTCGCCCGTTGATGCCGGCTTGATGATCCTGGCCTATTTCCTCGGCAATCTCGGCATGAAGACGGTAACGACGCCAACGCTGCGGCGTTTCGGTTTCCGCTCGGTGATGGTCGTCAACGGCATCATCGCCTCGGCCTCGATCATGGCTTGCGGGGCGATCTCGCCGCAGACGCCGCGGGCGCTGGTTGTCGTGTTGATGCTGATCGCCGGCCTGTCGCGGTCGATGCAGTTCACCGCGCTCAACACGCTGGCCTTCGCCGATATCGATGCGGCGCAACGCAGTTCGGCGGCGACGCTGTCGTCCATGCTGCAGCAGGTGGCGATGCTGTTCGGCGTCGCGGTGGCGGCGGCGATCCTGAACCTGTCGCAGATCGCCAGGGACCGGCCGGCGCTCGACCTCGCCGATTTTCGAATCGCCTTCCTGGCGATCGGTGTCATCGGCCTGGTCGCGGCATTGCGTTTTCTCGTGCTGCCGCCCGCGGCGGGGGCAGAGGTTTCCGGCCACGTACCGGCGAATTGA
- a CDS encoding fatty acid desaturase family protein: MMTMAKKRDYSLVGESTRTAIETGLASAEWYHTEVPRKAMKELMQRSDGPAIRDTVIWLAVIVGSAAGIVWFWGSWWVVPFLFVYGVLYGSSSDSRWHECGHGTAFRTRWMNDVVYHIASFMLMRNPVQWRWSHARHHTDTIIVGRDAEIAVMRPPDLLKAALAFTGILDFRYSLPTLVRQAFGTLSAEEKSYIPEMEQHKAVVAARWHVAIYVATIALAIALRSWIPLVLIGLPRLYGTWHMVTTGLLQHIGLADNVVDHRLNTRTVYMNPISRFIYWNMNYHVEHHMFPMVPYHALPRLHELIKHDLPEPNQSMWHAYREVWPVLLRQLKYEDFYLKRELPPTARPYRGEFHEVDMSAAAE; encoded by the coding sequence ATGATGACGATGGCAAAAAAGCGCGATTACAGCCTGGTCGGCGAAAGCACGCGGACCGCGATCGAGACCGGCCTGGCCTCGGCCGAGTGGTACCACACCGAGGTACCGCGCAAGGCGATGAAGGAACTGATGCAGCGCTCGGACGGCCCGGCGATCCGCGACACGGTGATCTGGCTCGCTGTCATCGTGGGCTCGGCCGCCGGCATTGTCTGGTTCTGGGGTTCGTGGTGGGTTGTGCCGTTCCTGTTCGTCTATGGCGTGCTCTACGGCTCGTCGAGCGACTCGCGCTGGCACGAATGCGGCCACGGCACGGCCTTCCGCACGCGCTGGATGAACGATGTGGTCTATCACATCGCCTCCTTCATGCTGATGCGCAATCCCGTGCAATGGCGCTGGAGCCATGCCCGCCACCACACCGACACCATCATTGTCGGCCGCGACGCCGAGATCGCCGTGATGCGTCCGCCGGATTTGTTGAAGGCGGCGCTCGCCTTCACCGGCATTCTCGATTTCCGCTATTCGCTGCCGACGCTGGTGCGCCAGGCCTTCGGCACGCTGTCGGCGGAGGAGAAGAGCTACATCCCCGAAATGGAACAGCACAAGGCCGTGGTCGCTGCTCGCTGGCACGTGGCCATCTATGTGGCGACGATCGCTCTTGCGATCGCGCTGAGGTCATGGATACCGCTGGTGCTGATCGGCCTGCCGCGCCTTTACGGCACCTGGCACATGGTGACGACCGGCCTGCTGCAGCATATCGGCCTTGCCGACAATGTCGTCGACCACCGGCTCAACACGCGCACCGTCTACATGAACCCGATCAGCCGGTTCATCTACTGGAACATGAATTACCATGTCGAGCACCACATGTTCCCCATGGTGCCTTATCACGCGCTGCCCAGGCTGCACGAACTGATCAAGCACGATCTGCCCGAGCCGAACCAGTCGATGTGGCATGCCTATCGCGAGGTCTGGCCGGTTCTGCTCAGGCAGCTGAAATACGAGGATTTTTACCTCAAGCGCGAATTGCCGCCGACGGCCAGGCCCTATCGCGGCGAGTTCCACGAGGTCGATATGTCGGCAGCCGCCGAATAG